One Bemisia tabaci chromosome 7, PGI_BMITA_v3 DNA window includes the following coding sequences:
- the LOC109035836 gene encoding ATP synthase mitochondrial F1 complex assembly factor 2 encodes MLRQSLGVCRTLVSVGAKNELRSCGHGSVSTKILFQKRFYAAPPKRFYKKTGVLYNDGSYEITLDNRKLKTPAGTLFKVSNEALALAVATEWDAQKKVINQSSMHLTALCSTCIDNPNHVTKEDLIQKIISFLSTDTILFHSSEDDELYKFQQSEWQPVVDKFNEKFSVNLAPSRHLGMPQVSDQDRNTVQKYLASHNFWAIIGFSFAVESLKSVILTLTCKERFISVEKAVLLSRLEEEFQTGHWGRVEWAHDVSQLDLQARVAAAIMFVYLNSVEETVKMKKSAPIT; translated from the exons ATGTTGAGACAAAGTTTAGGTGTCTGTCGAACTTTAGTGTCAGTGGGAGCGAAGAATGAACTCAGATCCTGTGGTCATGGATCAGTTTCAAcgaaaattttgtttcagaaaCGATTTTATGCAG CCCCACCAAAAAGATTCTACAAAAAAACCGGCGTGCTATACAATGATGGAAGCTATGAAATCACATTAGATAATAGAAAGTTGAAAACTCCAGCTGGAACATTATTCAAAGTGTCCAATGAAGCATTAGCTCTTGCTGTGGCTACAGAGTGGGATGCTCAGAAGAAAGTCATCAACCAAAGCAGCATGCACTTG ACAGCCCTATGTAGCACATGTATAGACAATCCAAACCATGTAACGAAGGAAGATctaattcaaaaaattatttcatttctaTCAACTGACACAATTCTCTTTCACTCTTCA GAAGATGATGAACTTTACAAGTTCCAACAGTCTGAGTGGCAGCCAGTTGTTgacaaattcaatgaaaaatttagtGTTAATTTAGCCCCCTCCCGTCATTTAGGAATGCCGCAAGTTTCAGATCAAGATCGAAACACCGTTCAGAAGTACTTAGCCTCCCATAATTTTTGGGCAATCATTG gtTTCAGTTTTGCTGTAGAAAGTCTCAAATCAGTGATACTTACGTTAACTTGTAAGGAAAGATTTATAAGCGTGGAGAAGGCTGTACTCCTCTCACGGTTAGAAGAAGAGTTCCAA ACGGGACACTGGGGAAGAGTTGAGTGGGCCCACGATGTAAGCCAGTTGGACTTACAAGCCCGCGTCGCTGCCGCCATTATGTTTGTCTACCTGAATTCTGTCGAAGAAACTGTCAAGATGAAAAAATCAGCTCCCATTACGTGA
- the LOC140225161 gene encoding transcription termination factor, mitochondrial-like — translation MEKLHIDEAEVGRICDTYPQLSKIRETKILHMIDFLMSEGITEDQIRAHPKILCHSPRTLKKRINELVKLGAHVPNVYVFCLNQRLYDRYIEKFLGGSASSSVNEGPVKSSSKL, via the exons ATGGAGAAATTGCATATTGATGAAGCAGAGGTCGGAAGAATTTGTGATACGTATCCCCAACTGTCAAAAATCAGGGAGACGAAAATTCTCCACATGATAGATTTTCTCATGTCAGAAGGTATCACCGAAGATCAAATAAGAGCACATCCAAAGATCCTTTGTCACAGTCCAAGAACGctaaaa AAGCGAATAAATGAGTTGGTAAAACTTGGTGCTCATGTGCCGAATGTATATGTGTTCTGTTTGAATCAACGTCTTTATGATAGGTACATTGAAAAGTTTTTAGGCGGTAGTGCATCTTCCTCAGTGAATGAAGGACCGGTGAAATCGAGTTCAAAACTCTGA